A window of the Gossypium arboreum isolate Shixiya-1 chromosome 2, ASM2569848v2, whole genome shotgun sequence genome harbors these coding sequences:
- the LOC108466587 gene encoding uncharacterized protein LOC108466587 — MDGAEMELERRSKFLNSLIQKKKAIEQQEQNERLNVKVRASDMPLALQNKAFKCARDQLDYMPGKLDSKRLALALKKEFDSTYGPAWHCIVGTSFGSYVTHSLGGFLYFSIDKVYILLFKTAVEPLDH; from the exons atggATGGAGCAGAGATGGAGTTAGAGAGGAGAAGCAAGTTCTTAAACAGTTTGATCCAAAAGAAGAAAGCTATAGAACAACAAGAGCAAAATGAACGTCTCAATGTTAAAGTCAGAGCTTCTGATATGCCTTTAGCTCTTCAAAACAAGGCTTTTAAATGTGCCCGAGACCAGCTTGACTATATGCCTGGAAAGCTTGATAGTAAACGCCTAGCTCTTGCCCTTAAGAAG GAATTCGACTCAACATATGGTCCTGCTTGGCACTGCATCGTGGGAACTAGCTTCGGCTCATACGTGACACATTCGCTAGGAGGTTTCTTGTATTTTTCAATTGACAAGGTTTACATCCTTCTCTTCAAGACTGCTGTTGAGCCTTTAGACCATTGA